From Microlunatus capsulatus, a single genomic window includes:
- the msrB gene encoding peptide-methionine (R)-S-oxide reductase MsrB, producing the protein MTDVTSNAAAQVGKIVKSEDEWRSQLSRAEYKVLREAGTERAFTGEYTDTKTEGVYSCRACGTELFRSETKFDSHCGWPSFYAPVEGRVRYIEDNTLGMKRVEVRCTACDSHLGHVFDDGYGTPTGQRYCINSISMRLTPAEG; encoded by the coding sequence ATGACCGATGTGACCAGCAACGCCGCCGCCCAGGTGGGCAAGATCGTCAAGTCCGAGGACGAGTGGCGCTCCCAGCTCAGCCGGGCCGAGTACAAGGTGCTCCGCGAGGCGGGCACCGAGCGCGCCTTCACCGGCGAGTACACCGACACGAAGACCGAGGGCGTCTACTCCTGCCGCGCGTGCGGCACGGAGCTCTTCCGCAGCGAGACCAAGTTCGACTCCCACTGCGGGTGGCCGTCCTTCTACGCCCCGGTGGAGGGCCGGGTCCGCTACATCGAGGACAACACCCTGGGCATGAAGCGGGTCGAGGTGCGCTGCACCGCCTGCGACTCGCACCTGGGCCATGTCTTCGACGACGGCTACGGCACCCCGACCGGGCAGCGCTACTGCATCAACTCGATCAGCATGCGGCTCACCCCGGCCGAGGGCTGA
- a CDS encoding DNA polymerase domain-containing protein gives MAATPAIELEVGDRTVRLTSPDKLYFPEVGLTKRQVVEYALAVGDGLFAALRDRPVTMERWPGGYRPEVTLSTRTEANHDAFYQKRAPAKGMPDWVETVTVTFPSGRTASQVCVTELATIAWMANLGTLRYHPWPVSRDDTDLVDQLRIDLDPQPGTDFADAVRAALELRQVLEDAGLTGFCKTSGGRGVHVFVPVRPEHDFVQARHAVIALGRELARRLPDHVTVNWWKEERGERIFVDYNQMARDRTIASAYSIRPTPRAVVSAPLTWAELPDARPEDFTIPTMLTRFAEVGDVWAPFYASEPGDLAGALEMYERDVRDLGTGRHGGAEMPYPPDHPKMPGEPARVQPSRMTAVTRANEQMD, from the coding sequence ATGGCCGCCACCCCCGCGATCGAGCTGGAGGTCGGTGACCGCACGGTCCGGCTCACCAGCCCGGACAAGCTGTACTTCCCCGAGGTCGGGCTGACCAAGCGGCAGGTGGTGGAGTACGCGCTGGCCGTCGGCGACGGCCTCTTCGCGGCCCTGCGCGACCGACCGGTGACGATGGAGCGCTGGCCCGGCGGCTACCGCCCCGAGGTCACCCTGAGCACCCGGACCGAGGCCAACCACGACGCGTTCTACCAGAAGCGCGCCCCGGCGAAGGGCATGCCGGACTGGGTGGAGACGGTGACGGTGACCTTCCCCTCGGGACGGACCGCCAGCCAGGTCTGCGTGACCGAGCTGGCGACGATCGCCTGGATGGCCAACCTGGGCACCCTGCGCTACCACCCGTGGCCGGTCAGCCGCGACGACACCGACCTCGTCGACCAGCTGCGCATCGACCTCGACCCGCAGCCGGGCACCGACTTCGCCGACGCCGTCCGCGCGGCGCTGGAGCTCCGCCAGGTGCTGGAGGACGCCGGCCTAACGGGGTTCTGCAAGACCAGCGGCGGGCGCGGCGTGCACGTCTTCGTCCCCGTCCGGCCCGAGCACGACTTCGTCCAGGCCCGGCACGCGGTGATCGCCCTCGGCCGCGAGCTGGCGCGTCGGCTGCCCGATCACGTGACGGTCAACTGGTGGAAGGAGGAGCGGGGGGAGCGGATCTTCGTCGACTATAACCAGATGGCCCGGGACCGGACGATCGCGTCGGCCTACTCGATCCGCCCGACGCCGCGGGCCGTCGTCTCCGCCCCGCTGACCTGGGCCGAGCTGCCCGACGCCCGGCCGGAGGACTTCACCATCCCGACGATGCTCACCCGCTTCGCCGAGGTCGGCGACGTCTGGGCGCCGTTCTACGCCAGCGAGCCCGGCGACCTAGCCGGGGCGCTGGAGATGTACGAGCGCGATGTGCGCGACCTCGGCACCGGCCGCCACGGCGGCGCGGAGATGCCCTACCCGCCCGACCACCCCAAGATGCCCGGCGAGCCGGCCCGGGTGCAACCCAGCCGGATGACGGCTGTGACTAGGGCAAACGAACAGATGGACTGA
- a CDS encoding tyrosine-type recombinase/integrase, whose translation MAPRLQDLERSFLRHLRAEGLSPGTLRLYGQSVTFFSRWLEAEGRTATLDELNRPAIREWLAGLNERQEAGTVKTRYRGLFRFCGWLVDEQELEENPMRTLSPPVLKAKPVPVITDLELAALLKACAGKEFSDRRDEAMVRLLLDCGVRVAELCGLTVDGVDLDQGMALVLGKGSKVRPVYFSARTVRALDRYQRMRRSHRWAHLDALFLTQRGGMSTDGARERVRLRGEQAGITDLHPHRFRHTFAHDFLMSGGQERDLKRLAGWSSDAMLERYGASAADARAKAAAQRLKRGDRV comes from the coding sequence GTGGCACCACGACTGCAAGACCTCGAGCGGTCCTTCCTGCGTCACCTCCGGGCCGAAGGTCTGAGCCCGGGCACCCTGCGGCTCTACGGCCAGTCGGTCACCTTCTTCTCCCGCTGGCTCGAGGCAGAGGGCCGCACAGCCACCCTCGACGAGCTCAACCGCCCCGCCATCCGTGAGTGGCTGGCCGGGCTCAACGAGCGCCAGGAAGCGGGCACGGTCAAGACCCGCTACCGCGGGCTCTTCCGTTTCTGCGGCTGGCTCGTCGACGAGCAGGAGCTCGAGGAGAACCCCATGCGCACCCTGTCGCCGCCGGTCCTCAAGGCCAAGCCAGTGCCGGTCATCACCGACCTCGAGCTGGCCGCGCTGCTTAAGGCCTGCGCCGGCAAGGAGTTCAGCGACCGGCGAGACGAGGCCATGGTGAGGCTGCTGCTCGACTGCGGGGTCCGGGTCGCCGAGCTCTGCGGGCTCACCGTCGACGGAGTCGACCTCGACCAAGGGATGGCCCTGGTTCTCGGCAAGGGTTCCAAGGTCCGGCCGGTCTACTTCAGCGCCCGCACTGTCCGCGCCCTCGACCGCTACCAGCGGATGCGCCGCTCCCACCGCTGGGCCCACCTCGACGCGCTGTTCCTGACCCAGCGCGGCGGCATGTCCACCGACGGAGCCCGCGAACGAGTCCGGCTACGCGGAGAGCAGGCCGGGATCACCGACCTCCACCCGCACCGCTTCCGCCACACCTTCGCGCACGACTTCCTGATGTCCGGCGGCCAGGAGCGCGACCTCAAGCGACTGGCCGGCTGGTCCTCCGACGCCATGCTCGAGCGCTACGGCGCCAGCGCCGCCGACGCGCGCGCCAAGGCAGCGGCCCAACGTCTCAAGCGCGGCGACCGGGTCTGA
- a CDS encoding DUF6907 domain-containing protein, protein MTTNTDPALLPCPPWCLHDGIVDDGHSWTTETADGSPERHHLIECSPVVAESDGLDRHGSLPSAEVGLVQAEWSGRTAVERGPLRITLCTESYPHFTPEEARKVAQQLLAMAARAEAVA, encoded by the coding sequence ATGACTACCAATACCGACCCAGCCCTGCTCCCCTGCCCACCTTGGTGCCTGCACGACGGGATCGTCGACGACGGCCACAGCTGGACAACTGAGACCGCGGACGGTTCCCCCGAGAGGCATCACCTCATCGAGTGCTCGCCGGTGGTCGCGGAGTCCGACGGGCTCGACAGGCACGGCAGCCTGCCCAGCGCCGAGGTGGGTCTGGTTCAGGCCGAGTGGAGCGGTAGGACCGCAGTCGAGCGCGGTCCACTACGGATCACGCTGTGCACAGAGTCCTACCCTCACTTCACCCCCGAAGAGGCGCGCAAGGTTGCGCAGCAGCTCCTCGCGATGGCCGCCCGGGCCGAGGCCGTGGCCTAG
- a CDS encoding dihydrofolate reductase family protein — MTRPALQLIFDRTGRAAGVELDDAALVELYRYPDDGRRRLRSNFVSSLDGSVQGADGRSGGLGTASDQHVFALHRALADAVVVGASTARAEGYRAVDLQPWQRDLRASLGLAPFPALVVVTGSARLDPVMATPAEGDGGPVVVLTTTGKPDADLDPLREAGIEVREEGEELDLGAALDRLAGEGRPRLLCEGGPGLHRALLAAGLVDELSLTLAPVVVGGEGMRSTSGPGLGTALPFDLSFALHGADGALFTSYRSPTTVDDGQRPV; from the coding sequence GTGACCCGCCCCGCGCTGCAGCTGATCTTCGACCGGACGGGCCGGGCCGCCGGCGTCGAGCTCGACGACGCGGCCCTGGTGGAGCTCTACCGCTACCCCGACGACGGCCGGCGCCGGCTCCGCAGCAACTTCGTCTCCTCCCTCGACGGCTCGGTCCAGGGCGCCGACGGCCGCTCGGGCGGGCTGGGCACCGCCAGCGACCAGCACGTCTTCGCCCTGCACCGGGCGCTGGCCGACGCGGTCGTGGTCGGGGCCAGCACCGCGCGGGCGGAGGGCTACCGGGCCGTCGACCTGCAGCCCTGGCAGCGCGACCTCCGGGCGTCGCTGGGGCTGGCGCCCTTCCCGGCGCTCGTGGTGGTCACCGGCAGCGCCCGGCTGGACCCGGTGATGGCCACCCCGGCCGAGGGCGACGGCGGCCCGGTGGTGGTGCTGACGACCACCGGCAAGCCGGACGCCGACCTGGACCCGCTGCGGGAGGCGGGAATCGAGGTGCGCGAGGAGGGCGAGGAGCTGGACCTGGGGGCGGCGCTGGACCGGCTGGCCGGCGAGGGCCGGCCGCGGCTGCTCTGCGAGGGCGGTCCCGGCCTGCACCGGGCCCTGCTGGCCGCGGGGCTGGTCGACGAGCTGTCGCTGACCCTGGCTCCGGTGGTGGTGGGCGGGGAGGGGATGCGCTCGACGAGCGGGCCCGGCCTGGGCACCGCGCTCCCCTTCGACCTGTCCTTCGCCCTGCACGGGGCGGACGGGGCGCTGTTCACGAGCTACCGGTCGCCCACGACTGTGGACGACGGGCAGCGGCCGGTCTGA
- a CDS encoding PPK2 family polyphosphate kinase: protein MSKKSKPREPVPVTQPLTELLRLPAGTVDLGTLDPAATTGFAGTKADAPARTAALEPELSELQERLYATGRAELPGARRVLVVLQGMDTAGKGGVIRHAIGMVDPQGVRIKAFKAPTAEERRHPYLWRVERELPTPGTIGIFDRSHYEDVLTVRVNRMVEEAVWAARYDEINAWEAELVASGVVVVKCFLHISSATQKERLAARLDDPTKFWKYNPGDVDERAKWLAYAEAYEAVLERCSTQVAPWFVVPSDRKWYRNWAVAQLLVEHLRTLDLQWPPADFDVEGEKRRLALT, encoded by the coding sequence ATGTCCAAGAAGAGCAAGCCCCGGGAGCCCGTGCCCGTCACCCAGCCGCTGACGGAGCTGCTCCGGCTGCCCGCCGGCACCGTCGACCTCGGCACGCTCGACCCCGCCGCGACGACCGGCTTCGCCGGCACCAAGGCCGACGCCCCCGCCCGCACCGCCGCCCTGGAGCCGGAGCTGTCCGAGCTGCAGGAACGGCTCTACGCCACGGGCCGGGCCGAGCTGCCCGGCGCCCGGCGGGTGCTCGTCGTCCTGCAGGGCATGGACACCGCCGGCAAGGGCGGCGTCATCCGGCACGCGATCGGCATGGTCGACCCGCAGGGCGTGCGGATCAAGGCGTTCAAGGCCCCCACGGCGGAGGAGCGCCGCCACCCCTACCTGTGGCGGGTCGAGCGCGAGCTGCCGACCCCCGGGACCATCGGCATCTTCGACCGGTCCCACTACGAGGACGTGCTCACCGTCCGGGTCAACCGGATGGTCGAGGAGGCGGTCTGGGCCGCCCGCTACGACGAGATCAACGCCTGGGAGGCCGAGCTGGTCGCCTCCGGGGTGGTCGTCGTCAAGTGCTTCCTGCACATCTCCTCGGCCACCCAGAAGGAGCGGCTGGCCGCCCGGCTGGACGACCCGACGAAGTTCTGGAAGTACAACCCGGGCGACGTCGACGAGCGGGCGAAGTGGCTGGCCTACGCCGAGGCCTACGAGGCCGTCCTGGAGCGCTGCAGCACCCAGGTCGCGCCCTGGTTCGTCGTCCCGTCGGACCGCAAGTGGTACCGCAACTGGGCCGTCGCCCAGCTGCTGGTCGAGCACCTGCGGACCCTCGACCTGCAGTGGCCCCCCGCCGACTTCGACGTCGAGGGCGAGAAGCGCCGCCTCGCGCTCACCTGA
- a CDS encoding sirohydrochlorin chelatase: protein MTAPALVLLGYGSHDPRVAEVSAQIRAALLQIRPTLVVEVAFLDHCAPSATQVVASLARRGIDEVVLVPLLLSDAFHAQVEVPAAVAAIRAAHPDVRVLASRPIGPEAALLAVIDRRLRDALRSRRVSELDGLVFAAAGSADVRSNAIVARRARQWATHHRLPHVTAFATASGPTTAEAIRTLRAQGRRHIAVGSWFLSPGLLFTRQAELAYEAGAVAVSDPMGAEPEIAEVALVRYVVSAMDLVDLDAPAEDTETSSPFDDLDLEPPVRHLSVVSA from the coding sequence ATGACTGCTCCTGCGCTCGTGCTCCTGGGCTACGGCAGCCACGACCCCCGCGTCGCGGAGGTCAGCGCGCAGATCCGCGCCGCCCTGCTGCAGATCCGTCCCACCCTCGTGGTCGAGGTCGCGTTCCTCGACCACTGCGCCCCCAGCGCGACCCAGGTCGTGGCCTCGCTGGCCCGCCGCGGGATCGACGAGGTCGTCCTCGTGCCGCTGCTGCTCTCCGACGCCTTCCACGCCCAGGTGGAGGTGCCGGCCGCCGTGGCCGCCATCCGCGCCGCGCACCCCGACGTCCGGGTGCTCGCCTCCCGGCCGATCGGCCCCGAGGCCGCGCTGCTCGCCGTCATCGACCGCCGGCTCCGCGACGCGCTGCGCTCCCGCCGGGTCAGCGAGCTGGACGGGCTCGTCTTCGCCGCCGCCGGCAGCGCCGACGTCCGCAGCAACGCCATCGTCGCCCGCCGGGCCCGGCAGTGGGCCACCCACCACCGGCTGCCGCACGTCACCGCCTTCGCCACGGCGTCGGGGCCGACGACGGCCGAGGCCATCCGCACGCTGCGGGCCCAGGGCCGCCGCCACATCGCCGTCGGCAGCTGGTTCCTGTCCCCCGGCCTGCTCTTCACCCGGCAGGCCGAGCTGGCCTACGAGGCCGGCGCCGTCGCCGTGTCCGACCCGATGGGCGCCGAGCCCGAGATCGCCGAGGTCGCCCTGGTCCGTTACGTCGTCTCGGCCATGGACCTCGTCGACCTCGACGCCCCCGCCGAGGACACCGAGACCAGCTCGCCCTTCGACGACCTCGACCTCGAGCCGCCGGTCCGCCACCTCTCCGTCGTCTCAGCCTGA
- a CDS encoding sulfate adenylyltransferase subunit 1, protein MPTTTTAGPTTGPARATGGDTGQRRTLLRLATAGSVDDGKSTLVGRLLFDTNSVLTDTLDHVEQVSRRKGLATADLALLTDGLRAEREQGITIDVAYRYFHTPARKFILADCPGHVQYTRNTVTGSSTADVIVLLVDARKGVVEQTRRHLAVASLLRVPHVVLVVNKIDLVDYAQDVFTRIATDFSVLARSLGVIDSHCIPVSATEGDNVVTRSSRTPWYEGPTVLGYLETVDDTKRAVGADLRFPVQHVIRPQGAPLAPWAASAPAVDADYRGYAGKVESGRVRVGEEVVVLPRGSHARVVAVDTPDGPLQEAVAGQSVTLRLDTDIDVSRGDVLAGTDAPPAPVRELTGTVCWLAERTLTVGARVLVQHGTALTKGIVRSVDGALDLAFDSGGAPHWEPATQLGLNDIGRVRIALATPLPLDSYKEHRATGAFILVDEADGWTLGAGMAGSTAIPTGPVSGPTPTAAKVDGTTPQK, encoded by the coding sequence ATGCCCACCACGACCACCGCCGGCCCCACGACGGGTCCGGCCCGCGCCACGGGCGGTGACACCGGCCAGCGGCGGACGCTGCTGCGGCTGGCCACCGCCGGCTCTGTCGACGACGGCAAGTCCACCCTCGTCGGGCGGCTGCTGTTCGACACGAACTCGGTGCTCACCGACACCCTCGACCACGTCGAGCAGGTCAGCCGGCGCAAGGGCCTGGCCACGGCCGACCTGGCCCTGCTGACCGACGGCCTGCGCGCCGAGCGCGAGCAGGGCATCACCATCGACGTCGCCTACCGCTACTTCCACACCCCGGCGCGCAAGTTCATCCTGGCCGACTGCCCCGGGCACGTGCAGTACACCCGCAACACCGTCACCGGCTCCTCGACCGCCGACGTCATCGTGCTGCTGGTCGACGCGCGCAAGGGCGTCGTCGAGCAGACCCGCCGGCACCTGGCCGTGGCCTCGCTGCTGCGGGTGCCGCACGTCGTCCTCGTGGTCAACAAGATCGACCTCGTCGACTACGCCCAGGACGTCTTCACCCGGATCGCCACCGACTTCTCGGTGCTGGCCCGCAGCCTGGGCGTCATCGACAGCCACTGCATCCCCGTCTCGGCCACCGAGGGGGACAACGTGGTGACCCGCTCGTCGCGGACGCCCTGGTACGAGGGCCCGACGGTGCTCGGCTACCTGGAGACCGTCGACGACACCAAGCGGGCCGTCGGCGCCGACCTGCGCTTCCCCGTCCAGCACGTCATCCGGCCTCAGGGCGCGCCGCTGGCCCCGTGGGCCGCCTCGGCGCCCGCCGTCGACGCCGACTACCGCGGCTACGCCGGCAAGGTGGAGTCGGGCCGGGTGCGCGTCGGCGAGGAGGTCGTCGTCCTGCCGCGCGGCTCGCACGCGAGGGTCGTGGCCGTCGACACCCCGGACGGCCCGCTGCAGGAGGCCGTCGCCGGCCAGTCGGTGACGCTGCGGCTGGACACCGACATCGACGTCTCGCGCGGCGACGTCCTCGCCGGCACCGACGCCCCGCCCGCCCCCGTCCGCGAGCTCACCGGCACCGTCTGCTGGCTGGCCGAGCGGACCCTGACGGTCGGCGCCCGCGTCCTGGTCCAGCACGGCACCGCGCTGACCAAGGGGATCGTCCGCTCGGTCGACGGGGCCCTCGACCTCGCCTTCGACTCCGGCGGCGCGCCCCACTGGGAGCCGGCCACCCAGCTCGGCCTCAACGACATCGGGCGGGTCAGGATCGCCCTGGCCACCCCGCTGCCCCTCGACTCCTACAAGGAGCACCGGGCGACCGGAGCCTTCATCCTCGTCGACGAGGCGGACGGCTGGACGCTCGGCGCCGGCATGGCGGGCAGCACCGCCATCCCCACGGGACCGGTCTCCGGCCCCACCCCCACCGCCGCCAAGGTCGACGGCACCACACCGCAGAAGTAA
- the cysD gene encoding sulfate adenylyltransferase subunit CysD: MTQTQNPTGTNPSTEVPRRTPLGVQPLTELQALESESIHIFREVAATFRAPVMLFSGGKDSVVMLHLAAKAFWPAPIPFSLLHVDTGHNFPEVLQYRDEATTFYGASLRVASVQDYIDDGRLRERPDGQRNPLQTVPLLDAITSGKHDAVFGGGRRDEERARAKERVYSMRDEFGQWEPRNQRPELWSLYNGRHLPGEHVRVFPLSNWTELDVWDYIEAEGIALPSIYYAHEREVVERDGMWIALTPVTPARDGDAVERRSVRYRTVGDMSCTAAVLSEATTVADVITEVGLSQLTERGATRADDRMSEAAMEDRKREGYF; encoded by the coding sequence ATGACCCAGACCCAGAACCCGACCGGCACCAACCCCAGCACCGAGGTCCCCCGCCGCACCCCGCTGGGCGTGCAGCCGCTGACCGAGCTGCAGGCGCTGGAGTCGGAGTCGATCCACATCTTCCGCGAGGTCGCGGCCACCTTCCGCGCGCCGGTGATGCTGTTCTCCGGCGGCAAGGACTCGGTGGTCATGCTGCACCTGGCGGCCAAGGCCTTCTGGCCCGCGCCGATCCCCTTCTCGCTGCTGCACGTCGACACCGGGCACAACTTCCCCGAGGTGCTGCAGTACCGCGACGAGGCGACGACGTTCTACGGGGCGTCGCTGCGGGTCGCCTCGGTGCAGGACTACATCGACGACGGCCGGCTGCGCGAGCGCCCCGACGGCCAGCGCAACCCGCTGCAGACCGTCCCGCTGCTCGACGCCATCACCAGCGGCAAGCACGATGCTGTTTTCGGCGGCGGCCGGCGCGACGAGGAGCGGGCCCGGGCCAAGGAGCGCGTCTACTCGATGCGCGACGAGTTCGGCCAGTGGGAGCCGCGCAACCAGCGGCCCGAGCTCTGGTCGCTCTACAACGGCCGGCACCTGCCCGGCGAGCACGTCCGGGTGTTCCCGCTGTCCAACTGGACCGAGCTGGACGTCTGGGACTACATCGAGGCCGAGGGCATCGCCCTGCCCTCGATCTACTACGCGCACGAGCGCGAGGTCGTCGAGCGCGACGGGATGTGGATCGCGCTGACCCCGGTCACCCCGGCCCGCGACGGCGACGCCGTCGAGCGCCGCTCGGTGCGCTACCGCACCGTCGGGGACATGTCCTGCACCGCCGCCGTGCTGTCGGAGGCGACCACCGTCGCCGACGTCATCACCGAGGTGGGGCTGAGCCAGCTCACCGAGCGGGGCGCCACCCGCGCCGACGACCGGATGAGCGAGGCCGCCATGGAGGACCGCAAGCGAGAGGGGTACTTCTGA
- the cysC gene encoding adenylyl-sulfate kinase, whose product MSAPSTSRATARAAGPRPDAAGATLWFTGLPSAGKSTIAHALAEQLRAEGRRVQVLDGDEVRPHLSAGLGFSRADRDLNVTRIGWVARLLAGHGVTVLVPVIAPYAAARQAVRQAHAEADVPFAEVFVSTSLAVAESRDVKGLYAKARQGEISGLTGVDDPYEEPRSAELVLDTAEVDLATSVELAAALLTAIREDQP is encoded by the coding sequence GTGAGCGCCCCGTCCACGTCCCGGGCCACCGCCCGGGCGGCGGGTCCGCGCCCCGACGCCGCCGGCGCCACCCTGTGGTTCACCGGCCTGCCCTCGGCCGGCAAGTCGACGATCGCGCACGCCCTCGCCGAGCAGCTGCGCGCCGAGGGCCGCCGGGTCCAGGTGCTCGACGGCGACGAGGTGCGCCCGCACCTCTCCGCCGGGCTCGGCTTCAGCCGCGCCGACCGCGACCTCAACGTCACCCGGATCGGCTGGGTGGCCCGGTTGCTGGCCGGCCACGGCGTGACGGTGCTCGTGCCCGTCATCGCCCCCTACGCCGCCGCCCGGCAGGCCGTCCGCCAGGCGCACGCCGAGGCCGACGTGCCCTTCGCCGAGGTCTTCGTCTCGACCTCGCTGGCGGTGGCGGAGTCCCGCGACGTCAAGGGCCTCTACGCCAAGGCCCGCCAGGGCGAGATCAGCGGCCTGACCGGCGTCGACGACCCCTACGAGGAACCCCGCAGCGCCGAGCTCGTGCTGGACACGGCCGAGGTCGACCTCGCCACGTCCGTCGAGCTGGCCGCCGCGCTGCTGACGGCGATCCGGGAGGACCAGCCATGA
- a CDS encoding phosphoadenylyl-sulfate reductase — protein sequence MSTTLDLADLALHANAELEGASALEIMGWAAERFGSGLVVTSSMADTVMVHLAEQVAPGVDVVFLDTGYHFVETIGTRDAVRAVHDVNVIDVTAELTVAEQDARYGKDLFAADPDRCCAMRKVAPLGRALEPYAAWATGLRRADSAARAHTPVVSWDARRHIIKVAPIATWTDADVAGYIERNGLMVNPLLEDGYASIGCEPCTLPSADGDLRSGRWAGRAKTECGIHL from the coding sequence ATGAGCACCACCCTCGACCTGGCCGACCTGGCCCTGCACGCGAACGCCGAGCTGGAGGGCGCGAGCGCCCTGGAGATCATGGGCTGGGCCGCCGAGCGGTTCGGCTCCGGGCTCGTCGTGACGTCCTCGATGGCCGACACCGTGATGGTCCACCTGGCCGAGCAGGTGGCGCCGGGGGTCGACGTCGTCTTCCTCGACACCGGCTACCACTTCGTGGAGACCATCGGCACCCGGGACGCGGTCCGCGCCGTGCACGACGTCAACGTCATCGACGTGACCGCGGAGCTGACCGTGGCCGAGCAGGACGCCCGCTACGGCAAGGACCTGTTCGCCGCCGACCCCGACCGCTGCTGCGCGATGCGCAAGGTCGCCCCGCTGGGCCGGGCCCTCGAGCCCTACGCCGCCTGGGCCACCGGCCTGCGCCGCGCCGACTCCGCCGCCCGGGCGCACACGCCCGTCGTCTCCTGGGACGCGCGCCGCCACATCATCAAGGTGGCGCCCATCGCCACCTGGACCGACGCCGACGTGGCCGGCTACATCGAGCGGAACGGCCTGATGGTCAACCCGCTGCTGGAGGACGGCTACGCCTCCATCGGTTGCGAGCCCTGCACCCTGCCCAGCGCGGACGGCGACCTCCGCAGCGGCCGCTGGGCCGGCCGGGCCAAGACCGAGTGCGGGATCCACCTGTGA